The following proteins are encoded in a genomic region of Methylocella tundrae:
- a CDS encoding ATP-binding protein: MRSLRGRVLLSSLLVCALTFAVTGALLIHLIRGEFERRFDAELSAHLDQLLARVGQDSTGSLVVVGALSDPRFQRPYSRFYWQVEDQTGNRIRSRSLWDAVLPLPVDAPADGEIHRHRLPGPDGQRLVAIERRVTLPGYPQVVRAAVAADVVSLEDSIDSISYILIATFAVLAIGLSFIVAGQVWMVFRPLARLRAQVMAIRSGKSGRIDGAFPSEVTPLVEDLNAVLAHSREVVTRGRVQAGNLAHGLKTPLAILANAVAALDAGEASEMIRAQAVAIRRQLDHALSRTRAAAAAGVPGVRCDVADRVSNVVRAMETLYRERNLDFDVTLVTPVEVAIEIQDLDEMLGNLLDNACRFANTRVAVTATLDEPGCKITVEDDGRGIAPAMAQEIVEGGLPLDRSSGGAGLGLGIVRDLARAYKGELRLGHSGLGGLAATLVLPIASRAVGAPEDLATVMRCL, translated from the coding sequence ATGCGATCGCTGCGTGGCCGGGTTTTGCTGAGCTCTTTGCTGGTCTGCGCGCTGACTTTTGCTGTGACGGGCGCGCTCCTGATCCATCTTATTCGCGGTGAGTTCGAACGGCGCTTCGACGCTGAACTCTCCGCGCATCTCGACCAGTTGCTCGCTCGGGTTGGGCAGGATTCTACCGGCTCTCTGGTTGTCGTGGGCGCGCTCAGCGATCCGCGCTTCCAACGGCCCTACAGCCGCTTCTATTGGCAGGTCGAGGATCAGACCGGAAACCGCATCCGCTCGCGTTCGCTGTGGGACGCCGTGCTTCCGCTTCCGGTCGATGCGCCGGCCGATGGGGAGATTCATCGCCATCGCCTTCCCGGCCCCGACGGTCAGCGACTGGTTGCAATCGAGCGCCGCGTCACCTTGCCCGGCTATCCGCAAGTTGTTCGAGCCGCCGTCGCCGCGGACGTTGTCAGTCTCGAAGACTCCATCGATTCGATTTCCTATATTTTGATCGCAACATTCGCCGTGTTGGCGATTGGCCTTTCCTTCATCGTCGCCGGCCAGGTCTGGATGGTGTTCCGCCCGCTCGCCAGACTCCGCGCCCAAGTGATGGCGATTCGCAGCGGCAAGAGCGGACGAATCGACGGCGCGTTCCCATCCGAAGTCACTCCACTGGTCGAGGATTTGAACGCAGTGCTCGCGCATAGTCGGGAAGTCGTCACGCGCGGACGCGTGCAGGCGGGCAACCTCGCGCATGGATTGAAAACGCCCTTGGCGATCCTCGCGAACGCCGTCGCTGCGCTTGACGCCGGCGAAGCCTCCGAAATGATCCGAGCGCAGGCTGTGGCGATCCGGCGCCAATTGGATCATGCCTTGTCGCGCACACGGGCCGCGGCCGCTGCGGGCGTTCCAGGCGTTCGATGCGACGTCGCGGACCGCGTCTCGAACGTGGTGCGCGCGATGGAAACCCTTTATCGCGAGCGCAATCTCGATTTCGATGTGACGCTCGTCACCCCTGTCGAGGTTGCGATCGAGATCCAGGATCTCGATGAAATGCTAGGTAATCTCCTCGACAACGCATGCCGCTTTGCCAATACGCGGGTCGCGGTCACGGCCACGCTGGATGAACCTGGCTGCAAAATCACGGTCGAGGATGATGGACGCGGCATTGCGCCGGCTATGGCGCAGGAGATTGTCGAGGGCGGCCTCCCCCTCGACCGAAGCAGCGGCGGAGCGGGTCTCGGCCTTGGCATCGTCCGTGACCTCGCACGAGCCTACAAAGGCGAGTTGCGCCTCGGCCACTCAGGATTGGGAGGATTGGCGGCGACGCTGGTTCTTCCCATTGCATCAAGGGCGGTCGGCGCCCCTGAGGACCTGGCCACGGTGATGCGATGCCTATAA
- a CDS encoding response regulator has product MRVLIIEDDRLLLVQLKQGLERELFTVDVAATGEDGAHLGAEESYDAIILDLGLPDMDGLDILRQWRAADRNTPVLILTARGDWHAKLIGLNAGADDYLAKPFEIAEVAARLRALIRRAHGQASSILRHGRLELDLAAAEARRDGQAIRLTAHEFKTLAYMMRHAGSIVSQAELTEALYAQDFVRDSNTIEVFIARLRRKLGADAIETVRGLGYRLGSS; this is encoded by the coding sequence ATGCGCGTGCTGATCATCGAGGACGATCGCCTCTTGCTGGTTCAACTCAAGCAAGGTCTTGAGCGAGAGCTTTTTACCGTGGATGTCGCCGCGACTGGAGAGGACGGCGCTCATCTTGGGGCCGAGGAATCCTACGACGCGATCATTCTCGACCTTGGTCTGCCCGACATGGACGGACTCGACATTCTGAGGCAATGGCGCGCGGCGGATCGAAACACTCCTGTGCTCATCCTGACCGCTCGCGGCGATTGGCATGCGAAACTCATTGGACTCAACGCAGGCGCGGATGACTACCTGGCAAAGCCGTTCGAAATAGCGGAAGTCGCGGCCCGGCTGCGCGCTTTGATCCGCCGGGCGCATGGTCAGGCAAGCTCCATCCTGCGTCACGGTCGCCTTGAGCTTGATCTCGCGGCGGCGGAAGCCCGACGCGACGGTCAAGCGATCCGTTTGACCGCCCACGAATTCAAGACGCTCGCCTACATGATGCGCCATGCCGGAAGCATCGTCAGCCAGGCCGAGCTGACGGAAGCGCTCTACGCGCAAGATTTTGTGCGCGACTCGAACACGATCGAAGTGTTCATCGCGCGGCTCCGGCGTAAGCTCGGCGCTGATGCGATCGAGACCGTGCGCGGGCTCGGCTATCGGCTGGGATCGTCATGA
- a CDS encoding PepSY domain-containing protein — MPATRLYIPFAVAAALVVPHSAMAVHDQDRALSALEARQILPLSEIIARAQIGDHQLLRADLEREDGRYVYELRVIARDGAIRLMRLNARTGEMLPDGKLSDAPAEPKPDEDD; from the coding sequence GTGCCTGCAACACGCTTATATATTCCCTTCGCTGTCGCGGCGGCGCTCGTCGTCCCACACAGCGCGATGGCCGTGCATGACCAGGATCGCGCATTGTCTGCGCTTGAGGCGCGCCAGATCCTTCCACTCAGCGAAATCATCGCGCGCGCACAGATTGGCGACCATCAGTTGCTACGCGCGGATCTCGAGCGTGAAGACGGCCGTTATGTGTACGAGCTTCGTGTGATCGCGCGCGATGGAGCCATAAGATTGATGCGGCTCAATGCGCGCACCGGAGAAATGCTGCCTGACGGAAAGCTGTCGGACGCGCCGGCCGAACCCAAGCCGGATGAGGATGATTGA
- a CDS encoding efflux RND transporter periplasmic adaptor subunit, whose translation MKRIFAIVAALAIEAPLGGLASQASPAARTLFAWVPLSRLETSTQAEPVVVKDAPTPADSKGVADAPPEGVINISSEQIEAQEIKLALVEKGVIARRLSVPGTIALDMDLVARVPGRVVGTVTQMRKRLGDPVSQGEVVAVLDSREVADAKSEYLTAAVAFDLRKTMFERAEILWGKKISAEQQYLQARATYLEAELRLDLARQKLSALKLDPAEVEKAAKQESNLKSGVSSLREYEIRSLISGRVIERKVDVGTLIGSQGDPPDLYTVADLSMVWVEIALATTDLDVIAEGQTVVITSGRNSGARGVGQIIFISPLVDPDTRSARVIAQIDNKESIWRPGSTVTASIVIKEEPVEVLVPRAALQTIGGEQVVFVRTPNGFQRRVVTTGRSDEQNVEITSGLSAGEQIAVKNTFLLKAELGKGE comes from the coding sequence ATGAAGCGCATTTTCGCGATCGTGGCCGCCCTCGCCATAGAGGCGCCGCTTGGGGGCTTGGCGTCGCAAGCGTCCCCCGCGGCCCGGACTCTCTTTGCCTGGGTTCCCCTGTCTCGTTTGGAAACTTCAACACAGGCCGAGCCGGTAGTGGTGAAGGATGCGCCAACCCCTGCCGACAGCAAGGGTGTGGCTGACGCCCCGCCGGAAGGCGTGATCAACATTTCCTCCGAGCAGATTGAGGCGCAGGAGATCAAGCTTGCTCTTGTTGAGAAGGGCGTTATCGCGCGCCGGTTGAGCGTGCCGGGCACCATCGCTCTTGATATGGATCTGGTCGCCCGGGTGCCTGGCAGGGTGGTCGGCACGGTCACTCAGATGCGCAAACGGCTGGGAGATCCCGTCAGCCAGGGTGAAGTGGTGGCCGTTCTCGACAGCCGCGAAGTCGCCGACGCCAAAAGCGAATATCTGACCGCAGCGGTGGCCTTCGATCTGCGCAAGACAATGTTCGAACGCGCGGAGATTTTATGGGGCAAAAAGATCTCCGCCGAACAGCAATATCTCCAGGCGCGCGCGACATATCTGGAGGCGGAGCTGAGGCTCGACCTTGCTCGCCAGAAGCTCTCCGCGCTCAAACTGGACCCGGCCGAAGTGGAGAAGGCTGCAAAACAGGAAAGCAACCTCAAATCCGGCGTTTCAAGCCTGCGCGAATATGAAATCCGATCTCTGATCTCCGGGCGCGTCATTGAGCGCAAGGTGGACGTCGGAACCCTGATCGGAAGCCAGGGCGATCCTCCAGATCTCTATACCGTCGCTGATCTCTCTATGGTTTGGGTCGAGATTGCTTTGGCTACAACAGATCTCGATGTGATCGCGGAAGGCCAGACGGTCGTCATCACCAGTGGAAGAAATAGTGGCGCGCGAGGGGTCGGACAAATCATTTTCATTAGTCCGCTTGTCGATCCCGATACGCGCTCGGCCCGAGTGATCGCTCAAATCGACAATAAAGAGTCGATCTGGCGGCCAGGCTCGACCGTGACGGCCAGCATTGTGATCAAGGAAGAGCCTGTGGAAGTCCTCGTCCCGCGCGCCGCGCTCCAGACGATAGGCGGCGAACAGGTGGTGTTTGTGCGAACGCCCAACGGCTTTCAAAGACGCGTCGTCACGACCGGCAGGTCGGACGAGCAAAATGTCGAAATCACCTCGGGCCTTTCCGCAGGCGAACAGATCGCGGTCAAGAACACCTTTCTGCTCAAAGCCGAACTCGGCAAGGGCGAATAG